From a single Pempheris klunzingeri isolate RE-2024b chromosome 2, fPemKlu1.hap1, whole genome shotgun sequence genomic region:
- the LOC139216182 gene encoding P2Y purinoceptor 1-like, translating into MSENTTLGACGSINLNFTHTFLPPVFITVFLVGTLSNIWGLRSVCTSWNNIGSINIFMLNLGVADLLYLFTLPFLVDYYARNSHWRFGQTFCKVTRFCFNLNLYGSIGFLTCISIYRYLGIVHPMRVMGKITSRHSLAISALVWLFVFTQIFPDMFFDKNGLESPNSCFDTTSNDLIRLYLPYSIAWTVVGFAIPLVIILVCYGHVVVVLARKANINPLLKQRCLKLVVILVILFSVCFIPYHVFRNVNLKIRILKQDGICHPSFRDIYIAHQVGRCLACLNSAINPLIYIVGNDDFLMKLHHLSKRARQSVVVLTGAVLYRKPVEAEADSETPT; encoded by the coding sequence ATGTCTGAAAACACCACGCTAGGAGCCTGCGGGAGCATTAACCTGAATTTTACGCACACATTTCTGCCGCCTGTGTTTATCACTGTGTTCCTTGTCGGGACACTGTCCAACATCTGGGGTCTGAGGAGCGTGTGCACCAGCTGGAACAACATCGGAAGCATCAACATCTTCATGCTCAACCTGGGGGTGGCGGACCTGCTGTACCTCTTCACCCTGCCGTTCCTCGTGGACTATTACGCGCGCAACAGCCACTGGCGGTTCGGCCAGACTTTCTGCAAGGTGACCCGCTTCTGCTTCAACCTCAACCTTTACGGCAGCATCGGCTTCCTCACCTGCATCAGCATCTATAGGTACCTGGGCATCGTGCACCCCATGAGAGTGATGGGAAAGATCACCAGCCGCCACTCGCTGGCCATAAGCGCTCTGGTCTGGCTTTTCGTCTTTACTCAGATCTTCCCTGATATGTTCTTTGACAAGAATGGTTTAGAATCACCAAACTCGTGTTTCGACACCACCTCGAACGACCTGATCAGACTCTACCTGCCTTACAGCATCGCCTGGACCGTCGTAGGGTTTGCCATACCTTTGGTTATCATTTTGGTCTGTTATGGACACGTTGTCGTGGTTCTTGCCAGAAAAGCCAACATCAACCCCTTGCTAAAGCAGCGGTGCTTGAAACTGGTCGTGATTCTGGTGATTCTGTTCTCGGTCTGTTTTATCCCCTACCACGTGTTTCGAAATGTTAATTTGAAAATCAGGATTTTGAAACAGGATGGTATTTGCCACCCCAGCTTCCGCGACATCTACATCGCGCATCAGGTTGGCAGATGTCTGGCTTGTCTAAACAGTGCGATCAACCCGCTAATTTATATAGTTGGAAATGACGATTTCCTAATGAAACTTCATCACTTGAGTAAACGGGCCCGGCAATCTGTCGTCGTCCTGACAGGCGCAGTTCTTTATAGGAAACCGGTGGAAGCGGAGGCTGATTCAGAGACTCCAACCTGA
- the LOC139209546 gene encoding fibronectin type III domain-containing protein 11-like codes for MNEVKLARTNSDECRVQEVKTQKDTLLDLCNQILRLLNTRLSDKSILVLQEELRFMQRCSYYLEIQREDLLPTVDQNQQTLHLSDSMVWSLIDQQKLQRTMTQANTQVRLLLALLGMLYEEIIRGCQELEAFIVEYYQGLVDSDMAASMQQKLQKTHQYMSDFQNRLTRNLGPLDLQNRLIPNTCNFPLPHLSASLTIKMPVIFDRFKSCVSSNTAYLFWDVVDEQSKEPTQQFEIHGRSLHPTIPEHGQLTVTTSQSYNIQVNNLTPDMHYQFSVKRVDAVNLVYGLWIDTIILKTLDISK; via the exons ATGAACGAAGTGAAGCTGGCCCGTACAAACTCAGATGAGTGTAGAGTCCAGGAGGTCAAGACTCAGAAGGACACTCTCCTAGACCTCTGCAACCAAATCCTACGGCTGCTCAACACCAGACTTAGTGATAAGTCCATCCTG GTGTTGCAGGAAGAGCTGCGGTTCATGCAGAGGTGCTCGTACTACTTGGAAATCCAACGCGAAGACTTGCTACCAACTGTGGACCAAAATCAGCAAActttacatttgtctgacagcatgGTGTGGTCTCTCATTGACCAGCAAAAGCTGCAGCGTACAATGACCCAGGCTAACACCCAGGTGAGGCTCCTGCTCGCTCTCCTAGGAATGCTCTACGAAGAGATCATCAGGGGCTGCCAGGAGCTAGAGGCCTTCATTGTTGAGTACTACCAGGGTTTGGTGGACAGTGACATGGCAGCTTCCATGCAGCAGAAGCTCCAGAAAACCCACCAGTACATGAGTGACTTTCAGAACAGATTGACTCGGAATCTCGGCCCGCTGGACCTGCAGAACCGGCTCATTCCCAACACATGCAACTTCCCCCTCCCACACCTCAGTGCATCATTAACCATCAAGATGCCAGTGATATTTGACAGGTTCAAGTCATGTGTGTCATCCAACACTGCTTACCTGTTTTGGGATGTCGTAGATGAGCAGTCTAAGGAACCAACCCAGCAATTTGAGATCCATGGAAGGAGCCTTCACCCAACCATTCCTGAACATGGCCAGCTTACTGTAACTACATCCCAGTCGTACAACATACAAGTCAACAACCTGACACCTGACATGCATTATCAGTTCTCTGTCAAGAGAGTAGATGCTGTCAACTTGGTCTATGGACTGTGGATAGACACCATCATCCTGAAGACCTTGGACATTTCCAAGTAA
- the LOC139209537 gene encoding CCN family member 5-like, which yields MKMDRRDPQLVCSLLLCIVTQVWCQMCAWPCECPPSVLRCPVGVTLMLDSCGCCQMCARQEGESCTDRLPCDTQRGLKCDYSSSFPGGPGLCVGRNELGCEMNGRRMEEGQVFQPSCAQLCHCLGGGVTCVPLCKDDLQRPTDKCPNPQLVQRPGHCCKEWVCKDVDNSISSNPSSAEQARQDYGGGLSGPSFDSISNCIQWTSEWGPCSHSCGPGVSTRTTNRNWACRLQTETRLCQVRPCHSLLPGLRRLQSVSGVCESSYSSLLPVHLEHQGCWSTRAFRPRFCALACPDGRCCSPSHTRTVRMVFRCPKGRLIQQQVMMIESCSCSISTCQSPATAARSVLPWL from the exons ATGAAAATGGACAGAAGAGACCCCCAGCTGGTTTGCTCTTTGCTGTTGTGTATCGTCACTCAG GTGTGGTGCCAGATGTGTGCATGGCCATGTGAGTGCCCTCCCAGCGTGCTGCGCTGTCCCGTTGGTGTTACCCTGATGTTAGACAGCTGTGGGTGCTGCCAGATGTGTGCCAGGCAGGAGGGCGAATCCTGCACCGACCGGTTGCCCTGTGACACCCAGCGAGGGCTGAAGTGTGACTACAGCTCCAGCTTCCCTGGAGGGCCGGGACTGTGTGTCG GTCGGAATGAGCTGGGCTGTGAGATGAATGGCAGGAGAATGGAGGAGGGACAGGTATTTCAACCTTCCTGTGCCCAGCTCTGCCACTGCCTGGGGGGAGGGGTGACCTGCGTGCCCCTGTGCAAAGATGATCTGCAGAGACCTACTGATAAGTGCCCCAACCCTCAACTGGTGCAGCGACCAGGACATTGCTGCAAAGAGTGGGTGTGTAAGGACGTGGATAACAGCATTTCCTCAAATCCATCATCAG CAGAGCAGGCACGTCAGGACTACGGGGGTGGGCTGTCCGGCCCGTCATTTGACTCGATCTCCAACTGTATCCAATGGACCTCAGAATGGGGCCCCTGCTCCCACAGCTGTGGCCCAGGTGTGTCCACCCGCACCACAAACAGGAACTGGGCTTGTCGCCTGCAGACTGAGACCAGACTGTGCCAGGTCAGGCCATGCCACAGTCTGCTGCCGGGACTCCGGAGGCTGCAGTCG GTTTCGGGGGTGTGCGAGAGCAGCTACAGTTCACTGTTGCCCGTACACCTTGAACACCAGGGGTGCTGGAGCACCAGAGCCTTCCGTCCCAGGTTCTGTGCCTTGGCCTGTCCGGACGGACGCTGCTGCAGCCCCTCCCACACCAGGACAGTGCGGATGGTTTTCCGCTGCCCCAAAGGCAGGCTCATTCAGCAGCAGGTGATGATGATCGAGTCCTGCTCCTGCAGCATCTCCACCTGCCAGTCCCCGGCCACGGCTGCCCGGAGCGTCCTGCCCTGGCTGTGA